From Coffea arabica cultivar ET-39 chromosome 9c, Coffea Arabica ET-39 HiFi, whole genome shotgun sequence, one genomic window encodes:
- the LOC113709099 gene encoding wall-associated receptor kinase-like 2 — protein sequence MIKEKFFKRNGGLILQQQLSADDIVINKTRIFTAKELDKGTDHFNENRVLGRGGQGTVYKGMLADGNLAAIKKSKKVDESQLGQFINEVVILSQVNHRNVVKLLGCCLETEVPMLVYEFIPNGTLDRLIHNDEEFPFTWSLRLKIAAEVAGALAYLHSAITIPIYHRDIKSSNILLDEKYIAKVSDFGISKSISIDKTHLTTQVRGTFGYLDPEYFQSSQFTEKSDVYSFGVVLVELLTRKKPASLSGSFEDSHLGLAKRFLVMMDENRLASILDPQVLDQRIEEEVIAIAELAQRCLNLNGKERPTMKEVAIVLENIKLSANPANIQVNFETQGFEKGESESVISITNPSWTTGR from the coding sequence atgatcaaagaaaaatttttcaaaagaaacggTGGACTTATATTACAACAGCAGCTATCCGCTGATGATATTGTTATCAACAAAACAAGGATTTTCACTGCTAAAGAGTTGGACAAGGGCACTGATCACTTCAATGAAAATCGAGTGCTCGGACGAGGTGGCCAAGGTACAGTCTACAAAGGGATGCTAGCAGATGGAAATCTCGCAGCAATAAAGAAGTCTAAGAAGGTTGATGAGAGCCAATTGGGGCAATTTATTAACGAGGTTGTCATTCTATCACAAGTCAATCATAGGAATGTGGTGAAATTACTAGGTTGTTGTTTGGAGACAGAGGTTCCTATGCTGGTGTATGAATTTATCCCGAATGGAACCCTCGATAGACTCATTCACAATGATGAAGAGTTCCCCTTCACCTGGAGCTTGAGATTGAAAATAGCAGCAGAAGTAGCAGGGGCATTGGCATACCTACACTCTGCAATTACAATTCCTATTTATCATAGAGATATCAAGTCGAGCAACATACTCTTGGATGAAAAATACATAGCTAAAGTGTCTGATTTTGGGATTTCGAAGTCTATTTCAATTGATAAGACTCACCTAACTACTCAGGTGAGAGGTACTTTTGGCTATTTGGATCCAGAGTACTTCCAGTCGAGCCAATTTACAGAGAAAAGTGATGTTTATAGctttggggttgttttggttgaACTCTTGACTAGAAAAAAGCCGGCATCATTGTCAGGATCATTTGAAGATAGTCACTTGGGCTTGGCAAAAAGGTTTTTGGTGATGATGGATGAAAATCGTCTCGCCAGCATTCTTGATCCACAAGTTCTAGATCAGAGGATTGAAGAAGAGGTCATTGCTATCGCTGAACTTGCTCAAAGATGCCTAAACTTGAACGGGAAGGAAAGGCCTACCATGAAAGAAGTTGCTATTGTGTTGGAAAACATTAAACTGTCAGCAAATCCTGCAAATATTCAAGTAAACTTTGAAACTCAAGGGTTCGAGAAGGGAGAATCTGAATCAGTTATTTCTATTACTAATCCTTCGTGGACAACCGGAAGATAA
- the LOC113708151 gene encoding wall-associated receptor kinase-like 6 has product MSSKYLPSSLLFLLAWIITFPTCPTIGSSLAKPGCNDTCGNVPIPYPFGLSPGCALHKSYIIICNASKPYLSNLNLEVLNVSLLDQTVTVNAPLTYFCNSDQAQRNGTSSSSWISLDLAGTPFLYSQIRNKLMLFGCGNVVLTQEENKGLAGCTSICQFSSSYQAATSTSCNGVNCCQTTISVYLSKYSLNFRSLSFKRSGYCPSAFLVDQNWSPEQFSESLQFIPVVLVWTLSKVDVTVVDKCPYYNYSLYSDSGVYVEAYGCTDCPAGTYNLVYGAAINPYLQSKSRCIGRIRFYIILVGALLIGKKPFNSLFYCNITILVTLISTKRT; this is encoded by the coding sequence ATGAGTTCAAAATACTTACCCTCCTCTCTCCTCTTCTTGTTAGCTTGGATAATCACCTTTCCTACATGCCCGACAATTGGATCATCATTAGCTAAGCCAGGATGCAATGATACTTGTGGCAATGTTCCCATCCCTTACCCATTCGGGCTGAGTCCTGGATGCGCTCTTCACAAATCATACATCATAATTTGCAATGCTTCCAAGCCATATCTGAGTAACCTCAACCTGGAGGTATTGAACGTGTCATTGCTAGACCAAACTGTAACAGTAAATGCACCATTGACTTATTTTTGCAACTCTGATCAAGCCCAGAGAAATGGTACCAGCAGCAGCAGCTGGATCAGCTTGGATCTTGCCGGAACCCCGTTCTTGTACTCACAAATACGCAACAAACTGATGCTATTTGGGTGTGGCAATGTTGTACTAACTCAAGAAGAGAACAAGGGTTTAGCAGGTTGTACGTCAATTTGTCAATTCAGCAGTTCTTATCAAGCGGCTACTAGTACCAGTTGTAACGGGGTTAATTGCTGCCAAACAACAATTTCTGTCTACCTCTCCAAATACAGTCTGAATTTCAGGAGCTTAAGTTTCAAGCGGTCAGGATACTGCCCATCTGCTTTCTTGGTGGATCAGAACTGGTCACCAGAGCAGTTTTCTGAATCTTTGCAATTTATTCcggttgttttggtctggacTCTATCAAAAGTCGATGTCACAGTGGTTGATAAATGTCCATACTACAACTATAGTCTTTACTCAGACTCCGGGGTATATGTGGAAGCTTATGGATGTACAGATTGCCCAGCAGGAACTTATAATCTTGTCTACGGCGCTGCTATCAATCCATATCTACAATCAAAATCAAGATGCATCGGCCGTATAAGATTTTATATAATCCTGGTAGGAGCATTACTAATTGGTAAGAAACCCTTCAATTCTCTGTTTTACTGCAATATAACAATTTTGGTAACTTTAATAAGCACTAAGAGAACGTAA
- the LOC113708152 gene encoding wall-associated receptor kinase-like 1, whose protein sequence is MCKIVKRKRNRRMKEKFFIRNGGVLLQQQLSADGVIERTRIFTKSELSKATNRFSEDRILGRGGQGTVYKGMLTDGKIVAIKKSMKVDESQIEPFINEVIVLSQVNHRNIVKLLGCCLETEVPLLVYEFIPNGTFSSLIHNQIDHSFPFTWNFRLRIAGEVAGALAYLHSAIAIPIYHRDVKTNNILLDEKYIAKVSDFGTSRSIEADKTHTTTLVIGTFGYLDPEYFQSSQFTEKSDVYSFGVVLVELLTRKKPISASESEEDSHLNLATRFLTLMDENRVDSILDRQLLHDSMEEEIMAVAKLAQRCLDLNGKNRPTMKEVAIELENIKRAAKGSTVHSQLFKQEECESVLLADTETSWTAESDSIRLAPDAVPLVWHTV, encoded by the coding sequence ATGTGTAAAATAgtaaagaggaaaagaaatagaaggaTGAAGGAgaaattttttataagaaatggAGGTGTATTGTTACAACAACAGTTATCTGCTGATGGTGTCATTGAAAGAACAAGGATTTTCACAAAAAGCGAGTTGTCCAAGGCCACTAACCGATTCAGTGAAGACCGAATACTTGGACGAGGTGGACAAGGAACAGTTTACAAAGGAATGCTTACTGATGGCAAAATTGTAGCAATCAAAAAGTCAATGAAGGTGGATGAAAGCCAGATAGAACCATTCATCAATGAGGTTATCGTTCTTTCACAAGTCAATCACAGGAATATAGTAAAACTACTTGGTTGCTGTTTAGAGACAGAAGTTCCTCTATTGGTCTATGAATTTATCCCTAATGGCACCTTCTCTAGCCTCATTCATAATCAGATTGATCATTCATTCCCCTTCACTTGGAACTTCAGATTGAGAATAGCAGGTGAAGTAGCAGGAGCATTGGCATATTTACACTCGGCAATCGCAATTCCTATCTATCATAGAGACGTCAAAACCAACAATATACTTTTGGATGAGAAGTACATAGCCAAAGTATCAGATTTTGGAACCTCAAGGTCCATTGAAGCTGATAAAACTCATACAACTACACTCGTCATAGGTACTTTTGGCTACTTGGATCCGGAATACTTTCAGTCAAGCCAATTTACTGAGAAAAGTGATGTCTACAGTTTTGGGGTTGTTCTTGTTGAGCTCTTGACAAGAAAAAAACCCATATCAGCGTCTGAATCAGAAGAAGACAGTCACTTAAACTTGGCCACAAGGTTTTTGACCCTGATGGATGAAAATCGTGTCGACAGTATTCTTGATCGTCAACTTCTACATGACAGCATGGAGGAAGAGATTATGGCTGTTGCCAAACTGGCTCAAAGATGCCTGGATTTAAATGGGAAAAACAGGCCAACTATGAAGGAAGTAGCCATTGAGTTGGAAAACATTAAAAGGGCAGCAAAAGGTTCAACTGTTCACAGCCAACTGTTCAAGCAGGAAGAGTGTGAATCTGTTTTGTTAGCTGATACTGAAACTTCATGGACAGCCGAAAGTGATAGCATTAGGTTAGCTCCAGATGCCGTTCCACTAGTATGGCATACAGTTTAA